A single Thermosynechococcus vestitus BP-1 DNA region contains:
- a CDS encoding phosphoketolase, with the protein MTAVTSVPRFCEGIQYFGNDWPDWDRYGQRPLLSTQQPALTDLEAPEAAYQTLLYADALRYLILQMTGSKASGHPGGFASQAEAYAALVMLGHKNIITEVGHHAPGFYAALFLDRSLEKMGIYTVQDLRDRFREKHGLLGHLSGYIPGVLAPAGPLGQGQHFAMAAAWLHRQTLFPFTLGDGGLGEPYVMSSMAHFHTAFPEVTNFLPVLVWNGFSQEHHSMVSRKTNPEMMAYWHGNGFQEVVLVDAKDFDDSGQEGDYVDSTQFSFGQRLAFVQAVLKGMQEAARSALAGNLTVFILKQLKGAGVHAKGAKSHNLYAQHTLDNPDIVNALKARALSPAAWELVRQNSVAAAGGPAAEVVVTEQVLDLPPLGEIALEAYALGESKVATTAMGRMVAEVGQRDRRYLVTNADGNEASGIGNINQALKIIHPTTDPLYNQVPNGQVYEPLSEDACAGLAAGLCLMGSRSLWCSYESFAINGLPIWQTVTQAMAELRRPTPSTVTLFTAGALEQGRNGWTHQRPEIEAYYGALLRNGNIFVLFPPDANSIQVCYRWALTTQNKGIAIFASKTPLPVRTTFAQTEQALNEGAVTLYESASGGSTLVLAVLGDMILQPVYSALPQLEQLGYRVRIVSVINPRRLYRPMDVAWHTCAEPDGGFADETTFQRLFDGDALLGVTGGASALLEPVLLRATCPRDLLAWQRGETTASAAELMAYNGLTPEAICDRARSLLK; encoded by the coding sequence ATGACAGCGGTAACTTCAGTCCCCCGTTTCTGTGAAGGAATTCAGTATTTTGGCAATGATTGGCCAGACTGGGATCGCTATGGTCAAAGGCCACTCCTGAGTACCCAGCAGCCCGCCCTTACAGATCTGGAGGCCCCGGAAGCAGCCTATCAAACGCTCCTCTATGCCGATGCCCTCCGCTATCTGATCTTACAGATGACCGGCAGTAAGGCCTCAGGTCATCCCGGCGGCTTTGCCAGTCAAGCAGAAGCCTATGCTGCCCTGGTGATGTTGGGACACAAAAATATCATTACGGAAGTGGGGCACCATGCGCCGGGCTTTTATGCCGCCCTGTTCTTGGATCGCTCCCTAGAGAAAATGGGCATTTATACGGTTCAGGACCTGCGCGATCGCTTCCGCGAAAAACATGGTCTGCTTGGCCACCTCTCAGGCTATATTCCGGGGGTTCTGGCGCCTGCCGGCCCCCTGGGACAGGGGCAGCACTTTGCCATGGCCGCTGCTTGGTTACACCGCCAGACCCTCTTTCCCTTCACCTTAGGGGATGGCGGCCTAGGGGAGCCCTACGTCATGAGCAGCATGGCGCACTTCCACACCGCTTTCCCAGAGGTCACCAACTTCCTACCGGTTCTGGTCTGGAATGGCTTCAGCCAAGAACACCACAGCATGGTTTCTCGGAAAACCAATCCCGAAATGATGGCCTACTGGCACGGCAACGGTTTCCAAGAGGTGGTGCTAGTGGATGCCAAGGACTTTGACGACAGCGGTCAAGAGGGGGACTACGTCGATAGCACTCAGTTTTCCTTTGGGCAGCGCTTGGCCTTTGTGCAGGCGGTCCTTAAGGGGATGCAAGAGGCAGCGCGATCGGCTCTCGCTGGCAACCTGACCGTCTTTATTCTCAAACAACTGAAGGGGGCAGGTGTTCATGCCAAGGGGGCAAAATCCCATAATCTCTACGCCCAGCACACCCTCGATAACCCCGATATTGTCAATGCCCTCAAAGCCCGTGCCCTTTCTCCTGCCGCCTGGGAACTGGTGCGTCAAAACTCCGTGGCAGCCGCCGGCGGGCCAGCGGCGGAGGTGGTGGTTACAGAGCAGGTCTTGGATTTACCTCCCCTTGGCGAGATTGCCCTTGAGGCCTATGCCTTGGGGGAAAGCAAAGTCGCCACAACTGCCATGGGGCGCATGGTGGCAGAAGTGGGGCAGCGCGATCGCCGCTACCTTGTCACCAATGCCGATGGCAATGAGGCTTCTGGGATTGGCAACATCAACCAAGCTCTCAAGATCATTCACCCAACGACGGATCCCCTCTACAACCAAGTTCCCAATGGCCAAGTATACGAACCCCTGAGCGAGGATGCCTGTGCGGGTCTAGCAGCAGGGTTGTGCTTGATGGGCAGCCGTAGTCTTTGGTGCTCCTACGAATCCTTTGCCATTAATGGTCTCCCCATTTGGCAAACGGTCACCCAGGCGATGGCAGAACTGCGCCGCCCCACCCCTTCAACGGTTACCCTTTTCACCGCCGGTGCCCTTGAGCAGGGACGCAATGGCTGGACGCATCAACGCCCGGAAATTGAAGCCTACTACGGTGCCCTATTGCGCAATGGCAATATCTTTGTCCTCTTTCCGCCGGATGCCAATAGTATTCAAGTGTGCTATCGCTGGGCACTGACAACCCAAAATAAAGGGATTGCCATCTTTGCTAGTAAAACTCCCCTACCTGTGCGCACCACCTTTGCCCAAACAGAGCAGGCCCTGAATGAGGGTGCGGTGACCCTTTACGAGTCTGCCAGTGGTGGTTCCACATTGGTGCTGGCGGTGCTGGGGGATATGATTTTGCAACCCGTTTACAGTGCCCTACCTCAGTTGGAGCAGCTTGGCTATCGGGTGCGGATTGTCTCGGTCATCAATCCTCGGCGACTATACCGCCCCATGGATGTTGCCTGGCACACTTGCGCCGAACCCGATGGCGGCTTTGCTGATGAGACCACCTTTCAGCGGCTCTTTGACGGCGATGCTCTCTTGGGGGTAACGGGGGGAGCCTCGGCCCTATTAGAACCCGTTCTGCTGCGTGCCACTTGTCCTCGCGATCTACTGGCTTGGCAGCGCGGTGAAACAACGGCGAGCGCTGCCGAACTGATGGCCTACAATGGCCTCACCCCCGAAGCGATTTGCGATCGCGCCCGTTCACTGCTGAAGTAA
- a CDS encoding cobyrinate a,c-diamide synthase translates to MALVIAGDRSGVGKTTVALALNAALRARGQRVQTFKVGPDYIDPLFHRAISGRPCRNLDVILTSPDYVSACVGYHSQGMDAVLIEGVMGLFDGRGGSHEGSTAHIAQLLQAPILLVLDVQKQAASVAAVVYGFCHYNPSLEIAGVVLNRVASDRHRQLLEAALAPLGVPILGVLYRDQALALPSRHLGLVPPQESREFQALGDRLAHLGNTCFDWERLTPLLAPAPPPPDPPFNVSPLTQVTIGIAQDAAFHFYYADTLDLLRALGATLIPVSPLRDTHLPTDLQGLILGGGFPEVFAPELAANHSFLGSLRQAIQGGLALYAECGGLMYLSQGIETFEGHYYPLVGYWPTVAHMGKKLTLGYRQATALQTTVCVQAGETVQGHEFHYSCLSVPPARPLWQLAGEPEGWGNSRIHASYLHLHWGGHPQWAIRFLQQAARAG, encoded by the coding sequence ATGGCGTTGGTGATAGCAGGCGATCGCAGCGGCGTCGGCAAAACCACAGTTGCCCTAGCCTTAAATGCGGCTCTAAGGGCACGGGGGCAGCGGGTGCAAACCTTTAAGGTGGGCCCTGACTACATTGATCCGCTGTTTCACAGGGCCATCAGTGGCCGACCTTGCCGTAACCTCGATGTGATCTTAACCAGTCCTGACTATGTCAGCGCCTGCGTCGGCTACCACAGTCAGGGGATGGATGCGGTACTCATTGAGGGGGTCATGGGCCTATTTGATGGCCGGGGCGGGAGCCATGAGGGGAGTACAGCGCACATTGCCCAACTGTTGCAGGCACCCATCCTCCTGGTCTTAGATGTCCAAAAACAGGCAGCATCGGTGGCGGCGGTGGTCTATGGCTTTTGCCACTACAATCCATCGCTTGAGATTGCTGGTGTGGTCTTGAATCGGGTGGCCAGCGATCGCCACCGGCAACTGTTAGAAGCTGCCCTTGCCCCCCTGGGGGTGCCGATTCTTGGCGTCCTCTATCGCGATCAGGCCTTGGCACTCCCCAGTCGGCACCTCGGCCTAGTGCCGCCCCAGGAATCCCGCGAGTTTCAAGCCTTGGGCGATCGCCTTGCCCATTTGGGAAACACCTGTTTTGACTGGGAGCGGCTTACACCACTGCTTGCCCCTGCTCCGCCGCCCCCAGACCCGCCTTTTAACGTTTCCCCCCTGACTCAAGTCACCATTGGCATTGCCCAAGATGCAGCCTTCCACTTTTACTATGCTGACACCCTTGATTTGCTTCGCGCTTTGGGGGCAACGTTAATCCCAGTCTCACCCCTACGGGATACCCACTTGCCTACGGATCTGCAGGGCTTGATCTTGGGGGGTGGCTTTCCGGAGGTCTTTGCCCCAGAGCTAGCAGCGAATCACTCGTTCCTTGGCTCACTGCGGCAGGCCATTCAAGGGGGCTTAGCCCTCTATGCGGAGTGTGGTGGCCTGATGTACCTCAGCCAAGGCATCGAAACCTTCGAGGGACACTACTACCCCTTGGTGGGATACTGGCCAACGGTTGCCCACATGGGTAAAAAACTCACCCTCGGCTATCGCCAAGCGACAGCTTTACAAACAACGGTGTGTGTGCAGGCAGGAGAGACGGTTCAAGGCCATGAATTTCACTATTCCTGTTTGAGCGTGCCGCCCGCAAGGCCTCTGTGGCAATTGGCGGGTGAACCGGAGGGCTGGGGCAACTCCCGAATCCACGCCAGTTATCTGCATCTCCATTGGGGCGGCCATCCCCAGTGGGCAATTCGCTTTCTCCAGCAGGCAGCAAGGGCTGGATAA
- a CDS encoding M23 family metallopeptidase, translating to MPKQYRYGLYLCLGLLVMLWVTLAAWATAPSQNLAYWQRVIQQHQQQQQAVGQQRQQLERLEAAASDRLQRLETNVDTTSQQLAAARDRLQAAENLLKELKEQQQLLSRRYRASVAVISDRLRRLQRYREIPQWAMLFEAETLNDWLERQGRLRQVYARDRQHLAALVRDRQQLQQQERQIQVQQRFIQALRQQLQQQHDIYEREAHSQRQLIARLRSDRQALASIEAQLARDSVAIQQLLSQRLGYVPRGAPPLPRSGRLAYPIQAPLTSPFGWRIHPILGRQRFHAGVDFGADFGTPIFAAEAGTVIFAGWSGGYGQTVILDHGGGMTTLYAHAQRLLVREGQFVQQGQPIAEVGSTGLSTGPHLHFEVRLNGEPSNPLAYL from the coding sequence ATGCCAAAGCAATACCGCTACGGGCTCTACCTTTGCCTTGGGCTGCTAGTGATGCTATGGGTAACTCTGGCGGCTTGGGCGACGGCCCCCTCCCAGAACCTGGCGTATTGGCAGCGGGTGATCCAACAACACCAGCAGCAGCAGCAGGCAGTCGGTCAGCAACGTCAACAACTAGAACGCCTTGAGGCAGCGGCGAGCGATCGCCTGCAGCGTTTGGAAACGAATGTGGATACAACCAGCCAACAGTTGGCGGCGGCCCGCGATCGCCTACAGGCGGCAGAAAACTTGCTCAAGGAGCTCAAGGAGCAACAACAGCTTCTGAGTCGCCGCTACAGGGCCAGTGTTGCCGTGATTAGCGATCGCCTGCGGCGGCTACAACGCTATCGTGAGATTCCCCAGTGGGCCATGCTCTTTGAAGCAGAGACCCTCAATGACTGGCTGGAGCGGCAGGGGCGTCTGCGTCAGGTGTATGCCCGCGATCGCCAGCACTTGGCTGCCTTGGTTCGCGATCGCCAGCAACTTCAGCAGCAGGAGCGGCAAATTCAAGTACAACAGCGATTTATTCAAGCCCTGCGCCAGCAACTCCAACAGCAGCACGACATCTACGAACGGGAAGCCCACAGTCAACGCCAACTCATTGCCCGTCTGCGGAGCGATCGCCAGGCCCTTGCCTCCATTGAAGCCCAACTGGCCCGTGACAGCGTTGCCATTCAGCAACTCCTTAGCCAACGCCTCGGCTATGTCCCCAGGGGTGCTCCACCCTTGCCCCGCAGTGGCCGTCTGGCTTACCCGATTCAAGCACCGCTAACCAGTCCCTTTGGTTGGCGGATTCATCCCATCTTGGGGAGGCAGCGGTTCCATGCGGGTGTAGATTTTGGTGCTGATTTTGGCACCCCCATCTTTGCTGCTGAAGCGGGCACCGTGATCTTTGCCGGTTGGTCAGGGGGCTACGGGCAAACCGTGATCCTAGATCATGGCGGCGGGATGACAACGCTCTATGCCCATGCCCAGCGGCTCCTCGTACGGGAAGGCCAATTTGTGCAACAGGGGCAGCCCATTGCTGAGGTTGGCTCTACGGGACTGTCAACAGGCCCGCACCTCCACTTTGAAGTGCGCTTGAACGGCGAACCGAGCAATCCTTTGGCCTATCTCTAG
- a CDS encoding phosphodiester glycosidase family protein has translation MLARSAYLVFGNGLTVAIASANIVLAQEIQGDRLNVNGRDYPVAWQQWRDAQNQLRTGISDGGLAQRFGVLLGDTTDPFQQPVAWFQRQFSPLAVRFSANGMYRYLDITPWIEQHQWRVQPQGNTLQISTPPARILSWRQGRQPWGDRWVFELDRPTPWQINRLTFSRTALTPRDLSLTIEATGQLAPLPKVKITATPDRTVLETQIPGTVRPVASMLLNPPRLVIDFRSDAPPPRTIQWAPGLRWQQQTVILGTRQFPVDLLIINPQQPGLRLRPLEISPTTLVGLATVPELAQRWQAAAAINGGFFNRDRQAPLGAIRREGNWLSGPILNRGAIGWDDRGQIVVGRLSLQQRVRTPTGTVPIVTFNSGYVQAGLALYTPSWGGSYQGKTGSEVVITVRNEQVVGQQPINKDQTVPIPSEGFLLVARNFNSALANFPPGAAVQLETTAVPAAFNRIPNIVGAGPLLVEQGRVVLNAALEQFGAGLDAQAAPRSAMGNRSDGSIVWVTTHNRIGGMGPTLAEWAQIVHRLGLINAVNLDGGSSTALYLGGVLVDRHGVTTTRVNNALGVFWQPTP, from the coding sequence GTGCTTGCACGCTCAGCTTATTTAGTTTTTGGGAATGGACTGACGGTCGCGATCGCCAGCGCCAACATTGTCCTTGCCCAAGAGATTCAGGGCGATCGCCTGAACGTCAATGGCCGCGACTATCCAGTGGCTTGGCAGCAGTGGCGCGATGCCCAAAATCAACTGCGCACCGGCATTAGTGACGGGGGCCTGGCCCAGCGCTTTGGTGTTCTCCTTGGCGATACCACAGATCCCTTTCAGCAGCCAGTGGCATGGTTTCAGCGCCAATTTAGTCCTTTGGCCGTGCGCTTTAGCGCCAATGGCATGTATCGTTACCTAGACATTACGCCCTGGATTGAGCAACATCAGTGGCGGGTGCAACCCCAGGGCAATACGCTCCAGATCAGCACACCCCCAGCCCGGATTCTCAGTTGGCGGCAGGGACGGCAACCGTGGGGCGATCGCTGGGTCTTTGAATTGGACCGCCCCACCCCTTGGCAGATCAATCGCCTCACCTTTAGCCGCACCGCTTTGACGCCTCGGGATCTCAGTCTCACAATTGAAGCCACAGGACAATTGGCCCCGCTCCCCAAGGTCAAAATTACGGCTACCCCGGATCGCACAGTATTGGAGACCCAAATTCCCGGCACAGTTCGCCCAGTGGCCTCAATGCTGCTCAACCCACCGCGTCTGGTGATTGATTTTCGCAGTGATGCGCCACCTCCCCGCACAATTCAATGGGCACCGGGACTGCGCTGGCAACAGCAAACGGTCATCCTAGGCACTCGTCAGTTCCCTGTGGATCTACTCATCATCAATCCCCAACAGCCGGGGCTGCGTCTGCGTCCCCTGGAAATAAGCCCCACAACCTTGGTGGGCCTAGCAACGGTGCCGGAATTGGCGCAACGCTGGCAGGCAGCCGCAGCAATTAATGGCGGGTTCTTTAATCGCGATCGCCAAGCTCCCTTAGGGGCAATTCGCAGGGAGGGTAACTGGCTCTCCGGCCCGATTCTCAATCGCGGTGCCATTGGCTGGGACGATCGCGGCCAGATTGTTGTGGGTCGCCTCAGTTTGCAGCAGCGGGTGAGGACGCCGACCGGCACAGTGCCCATTGTCACGTTCAATTCTGGTTATGTCCAAGCAGGTCTTGCCCTCTATACCCCCAGTTGGGGCGGGAGCTACCAAGGGAAGACGGGCAGTGAAGTCGTGATTACGGTGCGCAATGAACAGGTGGTGGGGCAGCAACCCATCAACAAGGATCAAACGGTTCCCATTCCCTCAGAGGGCTTCCTACTGGTGGCGCGTAACTTTAATTCCGCCTTGGCCAACTTCCCACCGGGGGCGGCGGTGCAACTGGAAACGACTGCTGTGCCTGCTGCCTTTAATCGCATTCCCAATATTGTTGGTGCCGGTCCCTTACTGGTGGAGCAGGGGCGGGTGGTCTTGAATGCGGCACTGGAGCAATTTGGGGCCGGCTTGGATGCCCAGGCGGCCCCCCGCAGTGCCATGGGGAATCGCAGTGATGGCAGCATTGTCTGGGTCACCACCCACAACCGTATAGGTGGCATGGGGCCCACCCTGGCAGAATGGGCACAAATTGTCCATCGGTTGGGCTTGATCAATGCAGTGAATCTGGATGGAGGCAGCTCAACGGCCCTTTATCTAGGGGGTGTGTTGGTGGATCGCCATGGGGTGACAACGACGCGGGTCAACAATGCCCTTGGGGTCTTTTGGCAGCCAACCCCCTAG
- the secA gene encoding preprotein translocase subunit SecA, producing the protein MLKALFGDPNQRKVKKYQPLVVEINLLEEQVQALSDSELQAKTAEFRQRLDNGETLDDLLPEAFAVVREASRRVLGMRHFDVQLIGGMILHDGQIAEMKTGEGKTLVATLPAYLNALTGKGVHIVTVNDYLARRDAEWMGQVHRFLGLTVGLIQQQMAPQERQKSYACDITYATNSEIGFDYLRDNMATSMVEVVQRPFNYCIIDEVDSVLIDEARTPLIISGQVERPTEKYLKAAEIARLLKKDEHYEVDEKARNVLMTDEGFIEAEKLLGVSDLYDPQDPWAHYIFNAIKAKELFQRDVNYIVRNGEVVIVDEFTGRVMVGRRWSDGLHQAIEAKEGLEIQNESQTLATITYQNLFLLYPKLAGMTGTAKTEEAEFEKIYKLEVTVVPTNRPSQRRDFPDVVYKTERAKWLAVASECAEVHATGRPVLVGTTSVEKSELLSQLLRELEIPHNLLNAKPENVEREAEIIAQAGRKGAVTISTNMAGRGTDIILGGNADYMARLKVREYFMPRIVMPPSDDPMMLLGLKMDRGGGQGFSQGAQKNWKASPGLFPCEMSKEAEKLLRHAVDVAVKTYGERSLPELQAEDMLAIASEKAPTEDPVIQALRDAFNRIREEYEVVTKKEHEEVVALGGLHVIGTERHESRRIDNQLRGRAGRQGDPGSTRFFLSLEDNLLRIFGGDRIASIMNAMRIDEDMPIESPLLTRSLENAQRKVETYYYDIRKQVFEYDEVMNNQRRAIYAERRRVLEGEDLKDRVLEYAEKTMDDIIAAYVNPDLPPEEWDLEGLVAKVQEFVYLLADLRPEHLAHLSVPEMQAFLHEQVRTAYEQKEAQIEAIQPGLMRQAERFFILQQIDLLWREHLQQMDALRESVGLRGYGQEDPLVEYKREGYELFLDMMVMIRRNVVYSLFQFQPQVAPPPEQVSSSSEQG; encoded by the coding sequence ATGCTGAAAGCCCTCTTTGGCGATCCCAATCAGCGCAAGGTTAAAAAGTATCAGCCCCTTGTGGTCGAAATTAACCTGCTGGAGGAACAGGTTCAGGCCCTCAGCGATAGTGAGCTACAGGCTAAGACCGCTGAATTTCGGCAGCGATTGGACAATGGCGAAACCCTGGATGATTTGCTGCCAGAAGCCTTTGCAGTGGTGCGCGAGGCCTCACGACGGGTACTGGGGATGCGCCACTTTGATGTCCAGCTCATCGGTGGCATGATTCTCCACGATGGCCAAATTGCTGAAATGAAAACCGGCGAAGGCAAAACCCTCGTGGCCACGCTCCCAGCCTACTTGAACGCCCTCACAGGTAAGGGGGTACACATTGTTACGGTCAACGACTATCTGGCCCGGCGGGATGCGGAATGGATGGGGCAGGTGCATCGCTTTTTGGGTCTGACGGTCGGACTCATTCAGCAGCAAATGGCACCCCAAGAGCGACAGAAAAGCTATGCCTGCGATATTACCTATGCCACCAACAGCGAAATCGGCTTTGACTACCTGCGGGACAATATGGCTACCTCCATGGTGGAGGTGGTGCAGCGTCCCTTCAACTACTGCATCATTGACGAGGTGGATTCGGTACTCATTGACGAAGCCCGCACCCCCTTAATTATTTCGGGTCAAGTGGAGCGTCCCACCGAGAAGTACCTCAAGGCAGCTGAGATTGCCCGCCTCCTGAAAAAGGACGAGCACTATGAGGTGGATGAAAAAGCGCGCAATGTGCTGATGACCGATGAAGGGTTTATTGAGGCGGAGAAGTTGCTGGGGGTAAGCGATCTCTATGACCCCCAAGATCCCTGGGCGCACTACATCTTTAATGCCATCAAGGCCAAGGAACTCTTCCAGCGGGATGTGAACTACATTGTCCGCAATGGTGAAGTGGTCATTGTGGATGAGTTCACTGGACGGGTCATGGTGGGTCGCCGCTGGAGTGATGGCTTGCATCAGGCGATCGAAGCCAAAGAAGGCCTGGAAATTCAAAATGAGTCCCAAACCCTGGCCACAATTACCTACCAAAATCTCTTTCTGCTTTATCCCAAGTTGGCGGGGATGACGGGTACAGCCAAGACCGAAGAGGCGGAATTCGAGAAAATTTACAAGCTAGAAGTGACCGTGGTGCCCACCAATCGCCCCAGTCAGCGGCGGGACTTTCCCGATGTGGTCTATAAAACCGAGCGGGCCAAATGGCTGGCAGTGGCCTCTGAATGTGCTGAGGTGCACGCTACGGGTCGGCCAGTGCTAGTGGGAACCACCAGTGTGGAAAAGTCAGAGCTATTGTCCCAACTGCTGCGGGAGTTGGAAATTCCCCATAACCTTCTGAATGCCAAGCCCGAAAATGTGGAGCGAGAGGCGGAGATCATTGCCCAAGCCGGACGCAAGGGGGCAGTGACGATCTCAACCAACATGGCAGGCCGAGGAACAGACATTATTCTGGGGGGGAATGCCGACTACATGGCTCGCCTCAAGGTACGGGAGTATTTTATGCCCCGGATTGTGATGCCCCCCAGTGATGACCCGATGATGCTGTTGGGACTAAAAATGGATCGCGGCGGTGGTCAAGGCTTCAGTCAAGGGGCACAGAAAAATTGGAAGGCCTCACCGGGACTTTTCCCCTGCGAAATGAGCAAGGAGGCAGAAAAGCTGCTGCGCCATGCGGTGGATGTAGCCGTCAAGACCTATGGTGAGCGCAGTCTGCCGGAGTTGCAGGCAGAGGACATGCTGGCGATTGCCTCGGAGAAAGCACCGACCGAAGACCCTGTGATTCAAGCCCTGCGGGATGCCTTTAACCGTATCCGCGAAGAATATGAGGTGGTTACCAAGAAAGAACACGAAGAGGTGGTGGCCCTCGGTGGCCTACACGTCATTGGCACAGAACGCCATGAATCGCGGCGGATTGATAATCAGTTGCGGGGACGGGCCGGACGTCAAGGCGACCCCGGATCAACGCGCTTTTTCCTAAGCTTGGAGGATAACCTGCTGCGAATTTTTGGGGGCGATCGCATTGCCAGTATCATGAACGCCATGCGCATTGATGAAGATATGCCAATTGAGTCGCCGCTGTTGACTCGCAGTCTGGAAAATGCCCAGCGCAAGGTGGAAACCTACTACTACGACATCCGCAAGCAAGTCTTTGAATACGACGAGGTGATGAATAACCAGCGGCGCGCCATCTATGCTGAGCGGCGGCGAGTGCTCGAAGGGGAAGACCTCAAGGATCGGGTGCTAGAGTACGCCGAAAAAACCATGGATGACATTATTGCCGCCTATGTCAATCCCGATCTACCGCCGGAGGAATGGGATTTGGAGGGTTTAGTCGCCAAGGTGCAGGAATTTGTGTATTTACTTGCGGACCTGCGCCCTGAGCATCTGGCGCACCTCAGCGTACCGGAGATGCAGGCCTTTTTGCATGAGCAAGTGCGCACTGCCTACGAGCAAAAGGAAGCGCAAATTGAGGCCATTCAACCGGGCTTGATGCGGCAGGCAGAACGGTTCTTTATTCTGCAGCAAATTGACCTGCTGTGGCGGGAGCACCTGCAACAGATGGATGCCCTGCGGGAGTCCGTCGGCCTACGGGGCTATGGTCAAGAGGATCCCTTGGTGGAGTATAAACGGGAGGGCTATGAACTGTTCCTGGACATGATGGTGATGATTCGCCGCAATGTCGTGTACTCCCTGTTCCAATTCCAGCCCCAAGTGGCACCGCCCCCAGAGCAGGTCTCCTCATCCTCAGAGCAGGGGTAA
- a CDS encoding Mo-dependent nitrogenase C-terminal domain-containing protein → MRNCEDSPMNQLLSQRTPTSLITKIRQWLMTYPITTPAIAHRICRWIPAQCPFARTFSLFGRPVITIPPLCKLNPFYEEVVMLRLRALTYLSDVCQEDISQYV, encoded by the coding sequence ATGCGCAATTGTGAGGATAGCCCCATGAATCAACTCCTTAGCCAACGCACCCCGACCTCTTTAATCACCAAAATCCGTCAATGGCTAATGACTTATCCAATTACGACGCCAGCGATCGCCCACCGCATTTGTCGCTGGATTCCTGCCCAATGTCCCTTTGCCCGCACCTTCTCCCTCTTTGGTCGGCCAGTCATTACCATTCCCCCCCTGTGTAAACTCAATCCCTTTTATGAGGAGGTGGTGATGCTGCGGTTGCGCGCCCTGACCTACCTCAGTGATGTCTGCCAAGAGGACATCAGTCAATACGTCTAG
- a CDS encoding radical SAM protein: MSPLVANYYLTYRCNARCHFCDIWALEPGKEADFSTIQTNLRDLKRLGVKYVDFTGGEPLLRADAPAIYREAKRLGFITSMTTNTILYPRRAKEIQGVVDFLNFSLDGPDAATHDQSRGVKIFDTLVESVKIALELGEYPVLNHTVTAQNYERIGEVAEFAQSLGVRVWLNPAFTAHEHYNDKKNPTPEIANSIEQTAKKYNNVGYNKAALALIRAGGNRTHNPRCKAVDAVIAISPNDELLLPCYHFAQKGVPINGRLYELYRSSQVVEEYRRSQGRLPVCEGCTVWCYLIPSFFKGLDKYWFLNQVTYAGEFLARKQFLQRSRSPRRTPVGVG; this comes from the coding sequence ATGAGTCCACTGGTTGCTAACTACTACCTGACCTACCGCTGTAACGCCCGCTGCCATTTCTGCGACATTTGGGCGCTGGAACCAGGCAAGGAAGCCGACTTTAGTACCATCCAAACCAACCTACGGGATTTGAAGCGCTTAGGCGTGAAATACGTGGACTTTACGGGGGGCGAACCGCTGCTGCGGGCCGATGCGCCAGCAATTTACCGCGAAGCCAAGCGTCTCGGTTTCATCACCAGCATGACAACCAATACCATTCTCTATCCCCGTCGTGCCAAGGAAATTCAGGGGGTGGTGGATTTCTTGAATTTTTCCCTTGATGGGCCGGATGCTGCCACCCATGATCAGTCGCGGGGCGTGAAAATTTTTGACACGCTGGTGGAATCGGTCAAGATTGCCCTTGAGTTGGGTGAATATCCCGTGCTGAACCACACCGTGACAGCCCAGAACTATGAACGAATTGGGGAAGTGGCTGAATTTGCCCAAAGTTTAGGGGTACGGGTTTGGCTCAACCCTGCCTTTACTGCCCACGAACACTACAACGACAAAAAGAACCCCACTCCCGAAATTGCCAACAGCATTGAACAAACGGCGAAGAAGTATAACAATGTTGGTTACAATAAGGCAGCATTAGCCCTCATTCGCGCAGGGGGAAACAGGACTCACAATCCCCGTTGTAAGGCGGTGGATGCCGTGATTGCCATTTCCCCCAATGATGAGTTGCTGCTACCGTGCTACCACTTTGCGCAGAAGGGAGTCCCCATCAATGGTCGCCTGTACGAACTGTACAGGTCCTCCCAGGTGGTAGAGGAGTATCGCCGCTCCCAAGGCCGACTCCCCGTCTGCGAAGGCTGCACAGTGTGGTGTTATCTCATTCCCAGCTTCTTTAAGGGACTGGATAAGTACTGGTTTCTCAATCAGGTGACCTATGCCGGAGAATTCCTGGCCCGAAAACAGTTTCTACAACGAAGCCGATCCCCTCGACGAACTCCTGTCGGAGTGGGTTGA